The Salegentibacter mishustinae genome includes a window with the following:
- a CDS encoding DUF4403 family protein, producing MMNELFEDDNIKLNLPVKINYRVLEDVLQKKLVGEQIGMEDSNGTVKNYVEVLDANLGKSQQPNFDLTLNLKLKTLTTLFKNKEVNLLVHITLGFDEVDQVIDVKEYELEGQSKSWLIDNSIETLANTLIYKKIKNKMRLDLKPHIKEQLGKVNEKLGEEMEAAPGVFLSGNVNILKVAEIIPGDTLLLILLEISAYGFVDIKEIKL from the coding sequence ATGATGAACGAGCTTTTTGAAGATGATAATATCAAACTTAACTTACCGGTGAAAATTAATTATCGGGTTTTAGAAGATGTTCTTCAGAAAAAATTGGTAGGCGAGCAAATAGGGATGGAAGACTCTAATGGCACGGTGAAAAACTATGTTGAAGTACTTGACGCTAATTTAGGAAAAAGCCAGCAGCCAAATTTTGATCTTACGCTTAATTTGAAATTGAAAACTCTAACCACCCTATTTAAGAATAAAGAGGTTAACCTGTTAGTGCATATTACCCTGGGATTTGATGAAGTAGATCAGGTAATAGATGTTAAGGAGTACGAACTGGAGGGCCAGAGTAAAAGCTGGTTAATTGATAATTCTATAGAAACCCTCGCCAATACTTTAATCTATAAAAAGATTAAAAATAAAATGAGGTTAGATCTTAAGCCACACATTAAAGAGCAACTGGGTAAAGTAAATGAAAAGCTTGGTGAGGAAATGGAAGCTGCACCGGGAGTTTTTCTTTCTGGCAATGTAAACATATTAAAGGTGGCTGAAATTATTCCAGGAGATACTTTATTGTTAATTCTTCTGGAAATTAGTGCTTATGGTTTTGTAGATATTAAAGAAATTAAGCTTTAG
- a CDS encoding recombinase family protein has protein sequence MKKARYNRISSPNQKLERQLVRNHPDELIYNDVVSGAVAFKEREKGQELMKAIEEGTIDFVSVAAVDRLGRNLYDVITTLEYFTDNGVVLRVDNLGIESMVNGKPNQVFKLIVSVLGNVAEMERENLRERQLEGIAIAKANGRYKGRVRGSSMDESEFLEKYSHVVKEIRNHQDLSLRKLAKLTDTSLGTVQKVSQIVKSQNI, from the coding sequence ATGAAAAAAGCACGATACAACCGCATCTCATCACCCAATCAAAAACTTGAAAGGCAATTAGTACGAAACCACCCAGATGAGTTAATATATAATGATGTTGTTAGTGGTGCAGTTGCTTTTAAAGAAAGAGAAAAGGGCCAGGAATTAATGAAGGCAATTGAAGAAGGAACTATTGATTTTGTATCAGTAGCTGCTGTGGACCGCTTGGGACGGAATCTCTACGATGTGATAACCACTTTGGAGTATTTTACTGATAATGGTGTTGTGCTTAGGGTAGACAATCTGGGTATTGAATCTATGGTCAACGGAAAGCCCAACCAGGTCTTTAAATTAATTGTGTCCGTGCTGGGTAATGTTGCTGAAATGGAGCGAGAAAATCTACGTGAGAGGCAGCTTGAAGGGATAGCAATTGCTAAAGCTAATGGAAGGTATAAAGGTAGAGTTAGGGGTTCATCCATGGATGAATCCGAATTTCTTGAGAAGTATTCTCACGTTGTTAAGGAAATTCGGAACCATCAGGATTTATCGTTAAGAAAATTAGCCAAGCTCACGGATACCAGTTTAGGAACGGTCCAAAAAGTTAGCCAAATTGTTAAGTCCCAAAATATCTGA
- a CDS encoding UDP-glucose--hexose-1-phosphate uridylyltransferase, with translation MDTEINKHPHRRYNILTGEWILVSPHRTKRPWQGKTEKNNVEKRKTYDPSCYLCPGNSRAGGETNPDYKSAYSFENDFPSLLPKAPVKDFENGLLKAEAETGICKVVCFSPDHSLTLPLMEEKDITEVVKLWKKEYHELGGKEDINYVQIFENKGQIMGCSNPHAHGQIWSQKSIPTEISKKSKHFKEYWNKNKSSLLGDYLKQELELNERILAQNEHFVALIPYWAVWPYEAMIIPKKHYQHIGQLNTEEEKAFAAIIKKLTIKYDNLFETSFPYSSGIHQIPTDSKEYPEWHFHMSFYPPLLRSATVKKFMVGYEMFAGPQRDITAEQAAKNLNELSEIHYLNH, from the coding sequence ATGGATACCGAAATAAACAAACATCCACATAGACGCTATAATATTTTAACCGGGGAATGGATCCTGGTTTCACCTCATCGCACCAAAAGACCCTGGCAGGGAAAAACCGAAAAGAATAATGTGGAAAAACGGAAAACATATGATCCCTCCTGCTACTTATGTCCAGGAAATTCCAGGGCCGGAGGAGAAACCAATCCCGATTATAAAAGCGCTTATTCCTTTGAAAATGATTTCCCTTCTCTACTCCCGAAAGCTCCGGTAAAAGATTTTGAAAACGGACTTTTAAAAGCAGAAGCTGAAACAGGTATTTGTAAAGTGGTTTGTTTTTCTCCCGATCATTCTCTCACCCTTCCATTAATGGAAGAAAAAGATATTACTGAAGTTGTAAAACTTTGGAAAAAGGAATACCACGAACTAGGCGGTAAAGAGGATATAAATTATGTGCAGATCTTTGAAAACAAAGGTCAAATAATGGGTTGTAGCAATCCGCATGCTCACGGGCAGATATGGTCGCAAAAATCTATCCCGACAGAAATTTCAAAGAAATCGAAACATTTTAAAGAATATTGGAACAAAAATAAAAGCAGTTTGCTGGGCGATTATTTAAAGCAGGAATTAGAACTAAATGAACGCATTTTAGCACAGAATGAGCATTTTGTGGCTTTAATTCCCTATTGGGCGGTTTGGCCGTATGAAGCCATGATTATTCCGAAAAAACATTATCAGCATATTGGTCAGTTAAATACTGAAGAAGAAAAAGCTTTTGCGGCAATTATAAAAAAGCTTACCATAAAATACGACAATCTTTTTGAAACCTCTTTTCCCTATTCTTCCGGTATTCATCAAATTCCCACCGATAGCAAAGAGTATCCCGAATGGCATTTTCATATGAGTTTTTATCCGCCGCTTTTAAGATCGGCTACAGTTAAGAAATTTATGGTGGGCTACGAAATGTTTGCCGGCCCCCAACGCGACATTACCGCAGAACAGGCTGCGAAGAATTTAAATGAACTTTCTGAAATTCATTATTTAAATCATTAA
- a CDS encoding UDP-N-acetylmuramoyl-tripeptide--D-alanyl-D-alanine ligase, producing MKTAIIHQRFLVSTGISTDTRNIKPGSIFFALKGANFNGNLFAAQAIEKGAICAIVDDKDAALNDKEYIVVKNSLEALQKLAKFHRKFLGIPIIGITGSNGKTTTKELIYNVLSKKYTVTATQGNLNNHIGVPLSLLAMDEETELGLIEMGANHPGEIEFLSNIVMPDYGFITNFGKAHLEGFGSLEGVIQAKTELYRHLKENKRLIFLNLDDDVQRLEINYKHNFTFGTNRKAQVKVTYPETDNAAKIIFNDTTFKSQLSGAYNSKNMAAALCIGLYFKVPVNEIREAIENYIPSNNRSQIIESGSNKIYLDAYNANPTSMMASLQHFNKVKTNTTKIVILGDMGELGNASETEHQVVVNFLENADISEIYLVGKQFKKTTTNKPNIIKFENTENIKKHLQLADLENCSILIKGSRSMALEKILEVFEAKA from the coding sequence ATGAAAACAGCAATTATTCACCAAAGATTTCTTGTAAGCACCGGAATTTCTACCGATACCCGAAACATTAAACCCGGAAGCATTTTCTTCGCTTTAAAAGGAGCTAATTTTAACGGTAACCTCTTTGCAGCACAAGCTATCGAAAAAGGAGCCATTTGCGCGATTGTAGACGATAAGGACGCCGCGTTGAATGATAAGGAATACATTGTTGTTAAAAACAGTCTCGAGGCACTTCAAAAGCTAGCTAAATTCCATAGAAAATTTCTGGGTATTCCCATAATAGGTATAACCGGTAGTAATGGAAAAACCACTACTAAGGAGCTTATCTATAATGTGCTTTCTAAAAAATACACAGTTACTGCGACACAGGGAAACCTCAACAACCATATTGGAGTACCACTTAGTTTACTTGCAATGGATGAGGAAACTGAATTAGGATTAATTGAAATGGGCGCAAACCATCCCGGTGAAATTGAGTTTCTTTCTAATATAGTGATGCCAGATTATGGGTTTATCACAAACTTCGGAAAAGCCCACCTGGAAGGATTCGGGAGTTTAGAGGGAGTAATACAAGCAAAGACTGAATTATACCGACATTTAAAAGAAAATAAAAGATTAATTTTTCTAAACCTGGACGACGATGTACAAAGGCTCGAGATAAACTATAAACATAATTTCACTTTTGGAACCAACAGGAAGGCTCAGGTAAAAGTAACTTACCCTGAAACAGATAATGCAGCTAAAATAATCTTTAACGATACAACTTTTAAAAGTCAGTTAAGTGGGGCTTATAACTCTAAAAATATGGCTGCAGCACTATGTATCGGTTTGTATTTTAAAGTTCCAGTGAATGAGATTAGAGAAGCTATAGAAAATTATATTCCTTCTAATAATCGTTCGCAAATAATAGAAAGTGGTTCTAACAAAATTTACCTGGATGCCTATAACGCGAATCCCACGAGCATGATGGCGTCTTTACAGCATTTCAACAAGGTCAAAACCAATACTACTAAAATTGTGATTTTAGGAGATATGGGTGAACTCGGCAATGCTTCAGAAACCGAACACCAGGTAGTCGTAAACTTTTTAGAAAATGCTGATATTTCTGAAATCTACCTGGTAGGAAAGCAGTTTAAAAAGACCACCACAAACAAACCGAATATCATTAAATTTGAAAATACAGAGAACATTAAAAAGCATCTACAATTAGCCGATTTAGAAAATTGCAGTATCCTTATTAAAGGTTCCAGATCGATGGCCTTAGAGAAAATATTAGAAGTTTTTGAAGCTAAAGCTTAA
- a CDS encoding LytR/AlgR family response regulator transcription factor, translated as MIKAIIIDDEINAQSLLEKTLDRYFPNKFNIVEKCISVDEGVQAIKKYEPDLVFLDIQMPEKNGFELFKHFEVINFEVIFTTAHDKFGIKAIKRSALDYLLKPISYLDLAEAVKKFEKKNEKNFAQRKLSLLLENLNVNDQNVSKIAFPTLEGFELIHTNQILYCKAESNYCSIKKIDGATKTASKTLKFIEEILPATTFKRIHKSYVINLNYVVRYHKANKEIELTNGEKLPVSFRKEEEFINAILQNH; from the coding sequence ATGATAAAGGCAATAATTATTGATGACGAAATCAATGCGCAAAGTTTACTGGAGAAAACACTAGACAGGTATTTTCCAAATAAATTTAATATTGTTGAAAAATGTATTTCAGTAGATGAAGGTGTGCAGGCCATTAAAAAATATGAACCAGATCTCGTTTTTTTGGATATCCAAATGCCAGAAAAGAATGGTTTTGAACTTTTTAAGCATTTTGAGGTGATAAATTTTGAAGTTATTTTCACCACGGCACACGATAAATTTGGCATTAAAGCAATTAAGCGTAGCGCGCTGGATTATTTATTGAAACCAATTAGTTATTTAGATTTAGCCGAAGCCGTAAAAAAGTTTGAAAAGAAAAATGAAAAGAATTTTGCTCAAAGAAAGTTGTCTTTACTATTAGAGAATTTAAATGTAAATGACCAGAACGTAAGTAAAATTGCTTTTCCTACCCTTGAAGGGTTTGAACTTATACATACCAATCAAATTTTATATTGCAAGGCTGAAAGTAATTACTGTAGCATTAAAAAAATCGATGGTGCTACAAAAACAGCTTCAAAGACCTTAAAGTTTATTGAAGAAATACTTCCGGCCACTACTTTTAAAAGAATTCATAAAAGCTACGTCATCAATTTAAATTACGTAGTTAGATACCATAAGGCAAATAAGGAAATTGAATTAACCAACGGAGAGAAACTTCCTGTTTCGTTTCGAAAAGAAGAAGAGTTTATCAATGCCATTCTACAAAACCATTAA
- a CDS encoding bile acid:sodium symporter family protein, whose translation MQQFANIFMPLSIALIMFGIGLELNFSNFRRVFTHPRAIITGLASQLFLLPIIAFLLIYFWPIETVYKIGIMLLAACPGGTASNLVTKMLRGRVALSVSLTAFNSFIILFSIPLVVQFSFMVFGEEGQSFSLTFGETMSDVLFTVILPVVAGILLNEFFGHKFGDKLHKALQYILPGIMLLAFIVVIFFDESQKNVKYFEHLNLLIPLIILNFATIIIGYLVSRRLKLKHSSAYTIAIEMGLQNSVLALFIANQVLKDKDISLVAILYSSFSLISTFVGGWILKNYFGKKADSKLK comes from the coding sequence ATGCAGCAATTTGCCAATATTTTTATGCCTCTGTCTATTGCCTTAATTATGTTTGGGATAGGGCTGGAGCTTAATTTTAGTAATTTTAGAAGGGTTTTTACTCATCCTCGCGCAATTATAACCGGTCTTGCTTCCCAGCTTTTCTTGTTGCCTATTATAGCTTTCCTGCTAATTTATTTCTGGCCAATAGAAACCGTGTATAAAATTGGAATTATGTTGCTTGCCGCCTGTCCCGGCGGAACCGCCTCAAACCTGGTAACCAAAATGCTTAGAGGCAGGGTGGCGCTTTCTGTTTCGCTAACTGCTTTTAATAGTTTTATTATTCTATTCAGTATTCCGCTTGTGGTTCAATTCAGTTTTATGGTTTTCGGGGAAGAGGGGCAATCCTTTAGTCTCACCTTTGGCGAAACTATGAGTGATGTTTTATTTACCGTGATCCTTCCCGTAGTAGCGGGAATACTATTAAATGAATTCTTCGGACATAAGTTTGGAGATAAACTTCACAAGGCTTTACAATATATTCTACCCGGGATTATGTTACTTGCCTTTATTGTGGTCATCTTTTTTGATGAATCTCAAAAAAATGTAAAATACTTTGAGCATCTTAATCTTTTAATACCTCTAATAATTCTGAATTTTGCAACTATAATTATTGGTTATCTAGTTAGTAGGCGCCTAAAACTAAAACATAGCTCTGCATATACAATCGCTATTGAAATGGGATTGCAAAATAGTGTGCTCGCTCTCTTCATCGCTAACCAGGTTTTAAAAGACAAGGATATTAGCCTGGTTGCTATTCTTTATAGTAGTTTTTCCCTAATTTCAACTTTTGTAGGTGGGTGGATTTTGAAAAATTATTTCGGCAAGAAGGCTGATAGTAAGCTGAAATAA
- the galK gene encoding galactokinase, translated as MKTAENNSKLPDDFKSFEAEIKVASPGRINLIGEHTDYNNGFVIPAAIDKKIYFRFRKNNTKNLVRIYSETFDAYVEFNLQKITKSTNSWENYLLGVIDEIQKLGKQLQGFDCILKSELPIGAGISSSAALECGFAEGLNSLFNLDLAQMEIVKLSQRAENNFVGSNCGIMDQFASVMSKKDHFIKLDCESLEATLIPAKIEHCKLLLLNTNVAHNLADSEYNSRRQECENVVAVIQQKYSAVKSLRQVSFNMLEEFKEEIGAIGFKRCQYVLEENERVQETEKALRDGNLQTIGKLMYASHRGLQHQYEVSCPELDFLVDFSEEKPFIYGSRMMGGGFGGCTINLIEADEIDAYFEEVKKVYQKKFDITPTAITVVPDEGTQITR; from the coding sequence TTGAAAACTGCAGAAAATAATAGCAAGCTACCTGATGATTTTAAAAGTTTTGAAGCGGAAATTAAAGTAGCTTCTCCTGGAAGAATCAATTTAATTGGCGAGCATACAGATTACAACAATGGTTTTGTAATACCTGCGGCCATAGACAAAAAAATTTATTTTAGATTCAGGAAGAACAACACTAAAAATTTAGTCCGAATTTACAGCGAAACCTTTGATGCTTATGTAGAATTTAATCTTCAGAAGATAACTAAAAGTACCAATTCCTGGGAAAACTATTTGTTAGGAGTTATTGATGAAATTCAAAAGCTAGGCAAACAACTTCAGGGTTTTGATTGTATCTTGAAAAGCGAATTACCTATTGGAGCTGGCATCAGTTCTTCTGCAGCGCTAGAATGCGGTTTTGCAGAAGGCTTAAATTCATTATTCAATTTAGACCTGGCGCAAATGGAAATCGTAAAACTTTCCCAGCGAGCAGAAAATAATTTTGTTGGCAGCAACTGCGGAATTATGGATCAGTTTGCTTCTGTAATGAGTAAAAAAGATCATTTCATCAAGCTCGATTGCGAGTCGCTGGAAGCAACGCTTATTCCGGCTAAAATTGAGCATTGCAAATTATTGCTTTTAAACACTAATGTTGCTCATAACCTGGCCGATAGCGAATACAACAGCCGGCGGCAGGAATGCGAAAATGTGGTGGCAGTTATTCAGCAAAAATATTCAGCAGTAAAATCACTAAGACAGGTCTCTTTTAATATGCTAGAAGAATTCAAAGAAGAAATTGGCGCTATAGGTTTTAAGCGCTGCCAGTATGTATTAGAAGAAAATGAACGCGTGCAAGAAACCGAAAAGGCTTTGCGCGATGGAAACCTGCAAACCATTGGAAAGTTGATGTACGCCTCCCATAGAGGCTTGCAGCACCAGTATGAGGTGAGCTGCCCCGAACTGGATTTCCTCGTAGATTTTTCAGAAGAAAAACCTTTTATTTATGGCTCCAGAATGATGGGCGGTGGTTTTGGGGGCTGCACCATTAACTTGATAGAAGCCGATGAAATTGATGCTTATTTTGAAGAAGTAAAAAAGGTTTATCAGAAAAAATTCGATATCACACCAACTGCAATAACAGTGGTTCCCGATGAAGGAACTCAAATTACTCGATAA
- a CDS encoding outer membrane beta-barrel protein, translating into MKKILLSSILFLTTFAIFAQKQPVEEGTTGNQQEEISEEQEEEENRKNRFGVKAGYSSVAVDLGVISLSVDGFYAGLIAEFSATDKILIQPEVLYSRAAEANIIHGAVLAKYYVVENLSILAGPQATYFIGEEDVEDNSFGVDVAVGVGFDITDDLFADLKYAYGLTERGDENDFIPYKVNTFQIGLGYKF; encoded by the coding sequence ATGAAGAAAATTTTACTTAGCTCTATTTTATTCTTAACGACATTCGCAATTTTTGCACAGAAACAACCTGTAGAAGAAGGAACCACAGGTAATCAACAAGAAGAAATTTCTGAAGAACAGGAAGAAGAAGAAAATAGGAAAAATAGATTTGGCGTGAAAGCAGGCTACTCAAGCGTAGCAGTAGATTTAGGTGTTATAAGTTTATCAGTAGATGGGTTTTACGCTGGATTGATAGCTGAATTTTCAGCCACTGATAAAATTTTAATCCAGCCTGAAGTGCTATATTCGAGAGCAGCCGAAGCCAACATTATTCATGGTGCTGTCTTGGCTAAGTATTACGTAGTCGAGAACCTAAGCATCTTGGCTGGACCTCAAGCTACCTATTTTATTGGGGAAGAAGATGTAGAAGACAATAGTTTTGGTGTTGATGTTGCTGTGGGTGTTGGGTTTGATATAACAGATGACCTATTCGCTGACCTTAAATATGCTTATGGTTTGACAGAACGAGGGGACGAAAATGATTTTATTCCTTATAAGGTAAACACTTTCCAAATTGGTTTAGGTTATAAATTTTAA
- a CDS encoding histidine kinase has product MPFYKTIKLFFLLFLWFNFAFSQNYPTKNYTAARDLPNNSVRSILVDSNNSLWIGTENGVIKKENDEFQYFFEEDGLAQNSCWAIAEDNNGKLWFGSYGEGVSIYDGYKFKILSEKDGLVHNQITKLFTSGNYMYVGTSDGVSLIDVNTFKVNSLKTPSGKELFRVQDFFEYQNQIYVVTYRSGIFKILNEEGQTALVEVNDHKYIYSTFPDNDSIYSSNKGFFTKSHLPDYVREKDSIPLEKRGTSIIWDYAKTDDHKIFAAAWGIYDTNGGIYELVEERLISRASEFNIASQEVISLAYDSKFEKLYAGTRDAGLFEIALNPQIKIHELPGKNIIGFARTEKTSAVLFNNGIVLKRAGNEQKITLSQLKNWQEQFVRNTNLPLPKHQDDFYELDYSTKAADIDFYDLKVSKNNFWVNTNIGVFAIKESGELNRYLPLHSEEINFTKTGNLIETNPYGGVRVYSNLDLLKYTHFEKDNSQTPTMVVGSLQRGGKTYFLSVFSGLYAWENNRFKSYLENGIWAEKKLKHITVLGNDLAISNEFGDVFIVNDDESFKIHKKIPRAKIQGNSISFLKNYKETLVIGTEKGLTLYKNGRYIFLDKEQGLEQPLLSAQVNQNILSIGSHNGYYNIDLDAVKDSTTLVDQIELKEIFINNNKFSLGSSPERDKLKLKYNENTLLLKFSTNAHPYPNKLKYQYRLNEGEPWSLSFSSPEIFLPSLPTNNYELEVKVLDESTGLSYTQALLNLTVLPPFWKTWWFALLIISIIATVIYSFYKFQIRQARKFEAQKGLIQKRFEETKMEALLAQMNPHFIFNAMNSIQYYIMDSDIDKATIFLGDFSKLIRLNLDHCTKPTILLSEEIEYLQSYIRVENTRFNNRIKVIFEIDPLIDPYAVEIPTMLLQTFVENVFIHAFPPGVINPTLKVSFNMLPEGVLQCKIEDNGIGFSENSTNKLHESKGVSLVKERLALLGYDVKEAVEITSAKNKGTSVSIKLEV; this is encoded by the coding sequence ATGCCATTCTACAAAACCATTAAACTATTCTTCTTATTATTTTTATGGTTTAATTTCGCCTTCTCTCAAAATTATCCCACTAAAAATTATACTGCAGCTAGAGATTTACCAAATAACTCGGTTAGATCCATATTGGTTGACAGCAACAATAGTCTATGGATTGGTACTGAAAATGGTGTAATTAAAAAGGAAAATGACGAATTTCAATATTTCTTTGAAGAGGATGGTTTAGCTCAAAACAGCTGTTGGGCTATTGCAGAAGACAATAACGGCAAATTATGGTTTGGTAGCTACGGTGAAGGGGTTAGTATTTATGATGGCTATAAATTCAAAATCCTTTCAGAAAAGGACGGATTGGTTCATAACCAAATAACCAAACTCTTTACTTCCGGTAATTATATGTATGTGGGAACCAGTGATGGGGTTTCTCTGATAGATGTAAATACTTTCAAAGTAAATTCTTTAAAGACTCCTTCTGGGAAAGAACTTTTCAGGGTTCAGGATTTTTTTGAATATCAAAATCAAATCTACGTGGTCACTTATCGATCCGGGATCTTCAAGATTCTAAATGAGGAGGGGCAGACCGCTTTGGTGGAAGTAAATGATCATAAATACATTTATTCCACCTTCCCAGATAATGATAGTATTTACAGCAGTAATAAAGGTTTTTTTACGAAAAGTCATCTTCCCGATTACGTGAGAGAAAAGGATTCTATTCCTTTAGAAAAACGCGGAACTTCCATTATTTGGGATTATGCGAAAACCGATGATCATAAAATTTTTGCTGCGGCCTGGGGCATATACGATACTAACGGAGGAATTTATGAACTGGTAGAGGAGCGATTAATATCCAGGGCTTCCGAATTTAATATAGCCAGCCAGGAAGTAATATCCCTGGCATATGACTCGAAATTTGAAAAATTATATGCTGGAACCCGGGATGCCGGATTATTTGAAATCGCTTTAAATCCCCAGATTAAGATTCACGAACTACCGGGTAAGAATATTATTGGATTCGCGAGAACAGAAAAAACTTCCGCAGTATTATTCAACAATGGTATCGTTTTAAAAAGAGCTGGAAATGAGCAAAAGATTACGTTATCACAGCTTAAAAATTGGCAAGAACAATTTGTGAGAAATACCAACTTGCCTTTGCCTAAGCATCAAGATGATTTCTACGAATTGGATTACTCTACTAAGGCCGCAGATATCGATTTTTATGATTTAAAAGTTTCTAAAAATAACTTTTGGGTAAATACTAACATTGGAGTGTTTGCCATAAAAGAATCCGGGGAATTGAATCGGTATTTACCATTGCATTCAGAAGAGATTAATTTTACGAAAACTGGGAATCTTATAGAAACCAATCCTTACGGTGGCGTTAGAGTGTATAGCAACCTGGATCTTCTTAAGTATACCCACTTTGAAAAGGACAACTCACAAACCCCTACTATGGTGGTAGGTAGTTTGCAGAGGGGTGGTAAAACTTATTTTTTGTCTGTTTTCTCTGGTCTGTATGCCTGGGAGAATAATCGTTTTAAATCGTATCTGGAAAATGGAATCTGGGCCGAAAAAAAGTTAAAGCATATTACGGTTTTAGGAAATGATCTCGCCATTTCAAATGAGTTTGGTGACGTGTTTATCGTTAATGACGATGAATCATTCAAAATTCATAAGAAAATTCCAAGGGCGAAAATCCAGGGAAACTCTATTTCTTTTTTAAAGAATTACAAGGAAACTTTAGTTATTGGAACAGAAAAAGGGTTGACACTTTACAAAAACGGGCGATATATTTTTTTAGATAAAGAACAGGGCCTGGAGCAACCTTTATTGAGTGCCCAAGTAAATCAAAACATCCTATCTATAGGAAGCCACAATGGGTATTATAACATAGATCTTGATGCCGTAAAAGATTCAACTACGCTGGTAGATCAAATAGAACTGAAAGAAATATTTATCAATAACAATAAATTTTCTTTAGGATCATCTCCCGAAAGAGATAAGCTCAAATTGAAGTACAATGAAAATACACTATTACTTAAATTTAGCACAAACGCGCATCCATATCCGAATAAATTAAAATATCAATACCGTTTAAATGAGGGTGAACCCTGGAGCCTTTCATTTTCCAGTCCGGAAATTTTCCTTCCTTCCCTACCAACAAATAATTACGAGTTAGAGGTAAAAGTATTAGATGAAAGTACAGGTTTAAGTTATACTCAGGCCTTGCTGAATTTAACCGTGCTTCCGCCCTTTTGGAAAACCTGGTGGTTTGCCTTACTTATCATAAGTATTATAGCTACTGTAATTTATAGCTTTTATAAATTTCAAATAAGGCAGGCCAGAAAGTTTGAAGCCCAAAAAGGTTTGATCCAAAAGCGTTTTGAAGAAACCAAAATGGAAGCATTGCTGGCGCAAATGAATCCGCATTTTATCTTTAATGCGATGAATTCTATCCAATATTACATTATGGATAGCGATATAGATAAAGCAACAATATTTTTAGGAGATTTTTCAAAATTGATCAGGTTAAACCTGGATCATTGCACCAAACCCACTATTTTATTGAGTGAGGAAATTGAATATTTGCAATCCTATATTCGGGTTGAAAATACAAGGTTTAATAATCGAATTAAGGTGATATTTGAAATAGATCCTTTAATTGATCCTTATGCGGTAGAAATTCCTACTATGCTTTTACAAACTTTTGTGGAAAATGTTTTTATTCATGCTTTTCCGCCGGGTGTAATAAATCCAACCTTAAAAGTTTCTTTTAATATGCTTCCAGAAGGGGTTTTGCAATGCAAAATCGAAGATAACGGAATTGGATTTTCAGAAAATTCAACCAATAAACTTCACGAATCTAAAGGAGTTTCCCTGGTAAAAGAGCGATTAGCATTGCTGGGTTACGATGTGAAGGAAGCTGTTGAGATAACTTCTGCTAAAAACAAAGGCACTTCTGTCTCCATTAAACTTGAAGTTTAA
- a CDS encoding lipid-binding SYLF domain-containing protein: MMKKWNEFLGKTGILMLFVAITSCGPGNMGDGDTLRQDANEAKMAMTQADDNLQELFNNSVGYAIFPNVGKGAYIIGGASGNGIVYEDGDMIGYANLKQVDIGLQAGGKAYRRTCGNILNTW; this comes from the coding sequence ATGATGAAAAAATGGAATGAATTTTTAGGAAAAACAGGTATTTTGATGCTATTTGTAGCTATTACTAGTTGTGGTCCAGGAAATATGGGCGACGGGGACACTCTAAGGCAAGATGCCAATGAAGCTAAGATGGCAATGACTCAAGCTGATGACAATCTACAGGAATTGTTCAATAATTCTGTAGGATATGCAATCTTCCCTAACGTAGGTAAAGGTGCATACATTATTGGCGGTGCTTCAGGTAACGGTATAGTTTACGAAGATGGTGATATGATCGGTTATGCAAATCTTAAACAAGTTGACATAGGACTTCAGGCAGGCGGAAAGGCTTACAGGCGGACTTGTGGCAACATTTTAAACACGTGGTAA